CACCACCCTCTGGGGGAACGGTATCTCGATCCCCGCCTCCTCGAGGCGCCTCTTGATCTCGGCGAGGATCTCCCTCCTGACCGTCAGGAACTCCCTCGCGGGGACCCAGAAGAGGACGTTTATGTTGACGGAGCTCTCGCCCAGCGAGTTCACGATGAGGAGAGGCGCCGGCTCCGCCAGGACGAGCTCCTTCTCGTCGAGCGTTCTCCTGATCACCTCGAGAGCCTTGCTCACGTCCGAGCCGTAGGATATTCCCACGCTCAGCTCGATCCTCCTGGCCGCGAGCCTCGAGTAGTTGTATATCTTGGAGGCCATCATGGTGTTATTAGGCACGGTAAGGACCTCTCCGCTGAAGAGCCTAATCTTCGTAGACATCAGGCCGACGCTCTCGACCACTCCCCAATCGTTGTCGATCCTGACCGTGTCCCCGACTCTGACCCTCCCCTCGAACATGAGTGAGAGCCCCGCGAAGAGCTGGCCCAGAGTCTGCTGGAGAGCTAAGCCGATGACCATGCCCGCGAAGCCCGCCGCGACGAGGAGCCCCGCCACGTTCACCCCCAACAGCGAGAGAGCCACGAGCAGACCGATCGCGAGGAGAGCTATCTTGGCCGTCCTCGCCAAGTTTCGCATTAAGTCGGGAGGAGC
The Fervidicoccaceae archaeon genome window above contains:
- a CDS encoding mechanosensitive ion channel family protein produces the protein MAYEDLLGSATLGRALDVAAAAATMAAFYLAGSILEKSIAKMRIEAPPDLMRNLARTAKIALLAIGLLVALSLLGVNVAGLLVAAGFAGMVIGLALQQTLGQLFAGLSLMFEGRVRVGDTVRIDNDWGVVESVGLMSTKIRLFSGEVLTVPNNTMMASKIYNYSRLAARRIELSVGISYGSDVSKALEVIRRTLDEKELVLAEPAPLLIVNSLGESSVNINVLFWVPAREFLTVRREILAEIKRRLEEAGIEIPFPQRVVWLRSVGEAAEALGEGPRSSPRA